Proteins from a genomic interval of Chryseobacterium indologenes:
- a CDS encoding response regulator transcription factor, which yields MSKKILLIDDELDILEILSYNLEKEGYDIYTATNGNEGIEKAKEIIPDLILLDVMMPEKDGIETCQELRKVKELQKTLIVFLSARSEEFSQLAGFQAGANDYIVKLIKPKILISKVNALLQLTSQVSDNAKLIEIGDLVIDKDNFRVSKAGQQFLLPKKEFDLLYLLASNTEKVFKREEILEKVWGNDVIVGERTIDVHIRRLREKLGINTIQTLKGIGYKLIV from the coding sequence ATGAGCAAAAAAATTCTTTTAATAGACGACGAACTGGACATTTTAGAGATTCTGTCTTACAATTTGGAAAAAGAAGGTTATGATATCTATACCGCCACCAATGGTAACGAAGGTATAGAAAAAGCAAAGGAAATTATTCCGGATCTGATCCTACTAGATGTAATGATGCCTGAGAAAGATGGTATTGAAACCTGTCAGGAACTTCGTAAAGTGAAAGAACTTCAAAAAACACTTATTGTTTTCCTTTCCGCAAGAAGCGAAGAGTTTTCCCAGTTGGCAGGCTTCCAGGCTGGTGCCAATGATTATATCGTAAAACTGATCAAACCGAAAATCCTTATCTCCAAAGTAAACGCATTATTACAGTTGACCTCTCAGGTTTCCGATAATGCAAAACTTATTGAAATCGGTGACCTTGTTATTGATAAAGATAACTTCAGAGTTTCCAAAGCCGGTCAGCAGTTTCTTCTTCCTAAAAAGGAGTTTGATCTGCTTTACCTTTTGGCTTCCAACACAGAAAAAGTTTTCAAGAGAGAAGAAATTCTGGAAAAAGTCTGGGGCAATGATGTGATTGTAGGAGAGAGAACCATTGATGTCCATATCAGAAGACTTAGAGAAAAATTAGGGATCAATACCATTCAGACTTTAAAAGGAATCGGATATAAACTGATCGTTTAA
- a CDS encoding TonB-dependent receptor: MKKQLHKSIMLLALFSAGYAFAQSQILEGRVLDEKDNTPIQGVKVKVNDQEVTTDISGYYSINLSPGTNYIITVSSNGYNKKEISEVIVKNEGNTHLDIVMDKPSLKEKEIDGVVIRSNARKETIASTIGLQKNAGVVSQVIGVEAIKRSPDRNTGEVLKRVSGVSLFDGKYIVVRGLSDRYNQAMLNGIQLSSTEPDRKTFSFDLFPANVIETLVINKTFIPEYTGEWGGGLIQVNTKDIPNKDFFNVQVGVGGNTITMGQEFLMQKGGKWDFLGIDDGFRKLPTNMPAKNGFSILNEAQKTEIGKGFTKNFGFNSVGYPENVSLQLDGGFNTKVFGKDLGVIAVLNYSNNKRRTESTNRFFTINDQLADTNFDYYTEKYSNDVILGGMLNLSLKLNNNNKISLKNIITNNTVNHMSFRTGKDFEFDPVNGTNIIAREIGFKQTTFYNSTINGTHKIDALGGLTFNWYGSFGILDQYIPLLQRLQYNQHPEMAGSPYLALISNGLSQKSGSVFYSTLSDYLYNAGGDVSKTFTLFGEKQTIKGGYLFQVKDRIYNSRPFSVRLERYNQGLLSQSFENIFNPENFGTDGRFTFDEIAGNQYRYIANTILNAGYLQFDNNFTPWLRAVWGLRVENFDQLVGSARKSDDRFVNTRVTDFLPALNLTFKVNPKMNIRLAGSQTVVRPEFREVSPLAYYDFDLGATVIGNKFIERTKITNADLRWEYYPRTREIFSVAAFYKNFKKPIELYFNQSGVGTSNTFNYLNVDKADAYGIEAEFRKKLDFTSALRNFTLGGNFAYIKNKVTDEATKIDRPMQGQSPYTINLSLQYDAEKSGWSSTVLFNMIGRRILYVGNDQVPPIWEAPRPLLDFQVAKKIWNKKGEIKLNVSDILNRRAKFYHDLNDNGKYDSKDALAIERVTGTNISLTLGYNF; this comes from the coding sequence ATGAAAAAACAACTCCACAAGAGCATTATGCTACTTGCCTTGTTTTCTGCTGGCTATGCTTTTGCACAAAGTCAGATTCTGGAAGGTAGGGTATTGGATGAGAAAGACAACACTCCTATACAGGGAGTAAAGGTAAAAGTAAATGATCAGGAAGTAACAACTGACATTTCCGGCTACTACTCTATCAATCTCTCGCCCGGAACCAATTATATTATAACGGTATCCTCCAATGGATATAACAAGAAGGAAATCAGTGAGGTTATTGTAAAAAATGAAGGTAACACTCATCTTGATATTGTGATGGACAAACCGTCTTTGAAAGAAAAGGAAATCGATGGAGTTGTCATCAGATCCAATGCTAGAAAAGAAACCATTGCCTCTACCATCGGCTTACAAAAGAATGCAGGTGTGGTTTCACAGGTAATCGGAGTGGAAGCGATTAAGAGAAGTCCGGACAGAAACACAGGAGAGGTTCTGAAAAGAGTTTCAGGGGTGAGTTTGTTTGACGGAAAATACATCGTTGTGAGAGGTTTATCCGATCGTTATAACCAGGCCATGTTAAATGGTATTCAGTTATCGAGTACTGAACCGGACAGAAAGACTTTTTCATTTGACCTTTTCCCGGCCAACGTTATTGAAACCCTGGTAATCAACAAAACATTTATTCCTGAATATACAGGTGAATGGGGAGGCGGTTTGATCCAGGTAAATACTAAAGACATTCCTAATAAAGATTTCTTCAATGTACAGGTAGGTGTAGGAGGAAACACGATCACCATGGGACAGGAATTTTTGATGCAGAAAGGTGGGAAATGGGACTTTTTAGGTATTGACGACGGTTTCAGAAAACTTCCTACGAATATGCCGGCAAAGAACGGATTCAGTATTTTGAACGAAGCTCAAAAAACTGAGATCGGTAAAGGATTTACGAAAAACTTCGGATTCAACAGTGTAGGTTATCCGGAAAATGTAAGTTTACAATTAGACGGAGGTTTCAATACCAAAGTTTTCGGGAAGGATCTTGGAGTGATTGCCGTTTTAAACTATAGCAATAACAAAAGAAGAACCGAATCCACTAACCGCTTCTTTACGATCAATGATCAACTGGCTGATACCAACTTTGATTATTATACTGAAAAATACAGCAACGATGTTATCCTTGGGGGAATGTTGAACCTTTCTTTGAAACTCAATAACAACAACAAAATCTCCTTAAAAAACATTATTACCAATAATACCGTGAACCATATGTCCTTCAGAACAGGAAAGGACTTTGAATTTGACCCGGTAAACGGAACCAATATTATCGCCAGAGAAATTGGATTTAAACAGACTACTTTTTACAACTCTACCATCAATGGTACTCATAAGATAGATGCTCTTGGCGGACTTACTTTTAACTGGTACGGAAGCTTTGGAATACTGGATCAGTATATCCCGTTACTGCAGCGTTTACAATACAACCAACACCCTGAAATGGCTGGTAGTCCTTACCTGGCTTTGATCTCTAACGGTCTTTCTCAAAAATCAGGTAGTGTTTTCTATTCTACGTTGAGTGACTACCTGTATAATGCGGGTGGAGACGTATCCAAGACTTTTACGTTATTCGGAGAAAAACAAACCATTAAAGGTGGATATTTGTTCCAGGTAAAAGACAGGATATATAATTCAAGACCATTCTCTGTGAGACTTGAAAGATATAACCAGGGATTACTTTCTCAATCATTCGAAAATATTTTCAATCCTGAAAATTTTGGTACAGACGGAAGGTTTACATTTGATGAAATCGCCGGAAACCAGTACAGATATATTGCCAATACGATTCTTAACGCAGGATATTTACAGTTCGACAATAACTTTACCCCTTGGTTGAGAGCGGTTTGGGGATTGAGAGTTGAAAATTTTGACCAGTTAGTGGGAAGTGCAAGAAAGAGTGATGACCGTTTTGTAAATACGCGTGTCACAGACTTCTTACCTGCCCTTAACCTTACCTTTAAGGTAAATCCAAAGATGAACATCCGTCTCGCAGGTTCTCAAACTGTGGTAAGACCGGAATTCAGAGAGGTTTCTCCTTTAGCATATTATGATTTTGATTTAGGTGCTACGGTAATTGGTAACAAATTTATTGAAAGAACAAAAATCACCAATGCAGATCTTCGTTGGGAATATTACCCGAGAACAAGAGAGATTTTCTCAGTGGCAGCATTTTATAAGAACTTCAAAAAACCAATCGAACTTTATTTCAACCAGTCTGGTGTAGGAACAAGTAATACCTTCAACTACCTTAACGTAGATAAGGCCGATGCCTATGGAATTGAAGCTGAATTCAGAAAAAAACTTGATTTCACAAGTGCTTTGAGAAATTTCACATTGGGTGGAAACTTCGCTTACATCAAAAACAAAGTAACGGATGAAGCTACTAAAATTGACAGACCAATGCAAGGACAGTCTCCTTACACCATCAACCTGAGCCTTCAGTATGACGCTGAAAAATCAGGATGGTCTTCTACAGTGCTTTTCAATATGATCGGAAGAAGAATCCTTTATGTAGGAAATGACCAGGTTCCACCAATCTGGGAAGCTCCAAGACCTCTTCTGGATTTCCAGGTAGCTAAAAAGATCTGGAACAAAAAAGGTGAAATCAAACTTAATGTTTCCGATATCCTGAACCGTCGTGCCAAATTCTATCATGACCTTAACGACAATGGTAAGTACGACAGCAAAGATGCTCTTGCTATAGAAAGAGTAACAGGAACCAATATCAGTTTAACACTGGGATACAATTTTTAA